Proteins encoded in a region of the Zea mays cultivar B73 chromosome 4, Zm-B73-REFERENCE-NAM-5.0, whole genome shotgun sequence genome:
- the LOC103654264 gene encoding inactive poly [ADP-ribose] polymerase RCD1 isoform X2 has translation MASPQESNSLCLKRKLVDDCLSKDCKSRRVKSENEPSSDSFAKRCNCCCTRPNLANDCVNFLKSGAPNRVMYYKKGSWHNFPEQIMNSLIDEFKGNKSSVVSVMDDEPILVDFLSMTLVNLKTRKQRSVAWFDDTGKRFFPSLFFDEESDEMPKQDSGNVNNTAQGIMLDKVTSSPPEVVKQVVLESSPPVPQKPSTVDVLRKKITSVERGSEGFLFVQDLFLSGMNPFATPNNILHVHRYSPNDITAQCRFEAFERQMKSTKEARGDANVKYGWLGSRKSDIVRILINGLGTTANPVEKAGLSAGVYLSPENRAFTSVGLCDVDEKGVQYMLLCRMILGNVEAVEPGSQESFPSSEIYDSGVDDCSNPKCYVMWPSHLSTHIRLEYLVSFKLAPKVRNYLLDLKGLWFNPSLKELGTDICTLQPVMCETGEGPTSPWISFRVLFAVIQDNISSVARELIFHHYEELKESIITREEMVKKMIIVVGEKVLLEALKKLHYCPSLWYRPSVEAVSSDSVMAAPGKLSLDKAVLSTKGCETLAADMVPNGQDCPAPSGVPETSSSAVAMRGASTSVEPKRRDPPVQIVPPGSSATPCAKNQDSFVGRVTPIARDGLLRTICGSSSSPGGYASLAQANTSQTNGVSAPGVTPRGYESAVPSLSLGNSESTGVKQVNSAPRMTPEGQKFLSLGIAPRSPALRDLVKCQASSTLVAMPPAGLGKSRSMKIEGHDSLAPSVKEPKGNGGLAPSKTPKLHEPVIADMSIKSCDSLALGIAPNGHTHDGPASGSGEAKKEQAALVTGSQSKSSVPSLDASSHVTGAASALVALSTLREKGGR, from the exons ATGGCATCTCCACAAGAATCCAATTCTCTGTGCTTGAAGCGAAAGCTTGTTGATGACTGCCTGTCAAAAGACTGCAAATCTCGCCGTGTCAAATCTGAGAATGAGCCCTCATCTGATTCATTTGCTAAACGCTGCAACTGTTGCTGCACTCGACCTAATCTTGCCAATGATTGTGTGAATTTCCTGAAGAGTGGAGCGCCAAACCGTGTCATGTATTACAAAAAAGGTTCGTGGCACAATTTTCCAGAGCAAATAATGAATTCCCTCATCGATGAATTTAAAGGAAATAAATCAAGTGTTGTCTCTGTGATGGATGATGAACCAATCCTTGTTGATTTCTTATCAATGACCCTGGTCAACCTGAAAACCAGAAAGCAGCGGTCTGTTGCCTGGTTTGATGACACTGGCAAGCGTTTCTTTCCTTCTCTGTTCTTTGATGAGGAAAGTGATGAAATGCCCAAACAGGATTCTGGCAATGTTAATAACACTGCACAAGGAATAATGTTAGATAAGGTCACGAGTTCTCCACCTGAAGTGGTCAAGCAAGTTGTTCTTGAATCTAGTCCACCAGTCCCTCAAAAACCTTCAACTGTGGATGTCTTGCGCAAGAAGATCACATCTGTGGAAAGAGGTAGCGAAGGGTTTCTATTTGTCCAGGACCTTTTTCTCTCTGGTATGAACCCGTTTGCAACACCAAATAACATACTTCATGTCCACCGCTACTCTCCAAACGATATCACCGCACAATGTAGATTTGAAGCTTTTGAAAGACAGATGAAGTCAACTAAAGAAGCACGTGGTGATGCAAATGTTAAGTATGGCTGGCTAGGATCTAGGAAGAGTGACATAGTTAGGATTCTCATTAATGGTTTGGGTACTACTGCAAATCCTGTTGAGAAAGCTGGTTTGAGTGCTGGTGTATATCTTTCACCTGAAAATCGAGCCTTTACCAG TGTCGGTCTTTGTGATGTTGACGAAAAAGGAGTGCAGTATATGTTGCTGTGCCGTATGATATTGGGCAATGTAGAAGCTGTTGAACCTGGATCCCAAGAGTCTTTTCCAAGCAGTGAGATATATGATTCTGGTGTTGATGATTGTTCAAACCCCAAGTGTTATGTGATGTGGCCATCACATCTAAGCACTCACATCCGTTTAGAATATCTTGTTAGTTTCAAGCTTGCCCCAAAAGTTCGAA ATTATTTGCTTGACCTGAAAGGTTTATGGTTTAATCCATCACTAAAAGAACTTGGCACGGACATTTGTACACTTCAACCT GTAATGTGTGAAACAGGTGAAGGACCAACTTCCCCATGGATATCATTCAGAGTTCTGTTTGCAGTTATTCAAGACAATATATCATCTGTGGCAAGGGAGTTAATCTTCCATCATTATGAAGAGCTGAAG GAAAGCATAATTACCCGTGAAGAAATGGTGAAGAAAATGATAATTGTAGTTGGAGAGAAAGTACTTTTGgaggccttgaagaagcttcattaCTGT CCATCATTATGGTACAGGCCTTCTGTTGAAGCAGTGTCTAGTGATTCTGTAATGGCAGCACCAGGAAAATTATCCTTGGATAAGGCAG TTCTTAGCACCAAAGGATGTGAAACCCTTGCAGCGGATATGGTGCCCAATGGTCAAGATTGTCCGGCACCAAGTGGTGTGCCAGAAACATCTAGTTCTGCTGTTGCCATGCGTGGGGCTTCTACAAGTGTGGAACCCAAGCGCAGAGATCCTCCTGTACAGATTGTGCCACCTGGAAGCTCTGCAACCCCATGTGCCAAAAATCAAGATTCTTTTGTAGGAAGAGTGACACCTATAGCTCGTGATGGGCTTTTGAGGACAATTTGTGGAAGCTCTTCATCTCCTGGCGGTTATGCTTCTCTAGCGCAAGCTAATACCTCCCAAACCAATGGAGTTTCTGCCCCAGGTGTCACTCCTAGGGGCTATGAATCTGCTGTACCAAGCTTGTCACTTGGAAATTCCGAAAGTACAGGCGTGAAACAAGTAAATTCTGCACCAAGAATGACACCTGAAGGCCAGAAGTTCCTTTCGCTGGGTATTGCGCCACGAAGCCCAGCACTGCGTGATTTAGTAAAATGCCAGGCCAGTTCGACACTCGTTGCCATGCCTCCAGCGG GCCTGGGAAAATCACGGTCCATGAAGATCGAGGGCCATGATTCTCTGGCACCGAGTGTGAAGGAGCCAAAAGGCAATGGTGGTCTAGCACCAAGTAAAACGCCAAAGCTGCATGAACCTGTGATAGCTGATATGAGCATCAAGAGCTGTGATTCTCTAGCACTGGgtatcgcaccaaatggccatACCCATGATGGTCCAGCATCAG GAAGtggggaggccaagaaagagcagGCAGCACTAGTAACTGGCTCGCAGAGTAAATCATCTGTACCAAGTCTTGACGCTAGCAGCCATGTTACCGGGGCAGCGAGCGCCCTTGTCGCACTATCAACTCTGCGGGAGAAGGGCGGGCGTTag
- the LOC103654264 gene encoding inactive poly [ADP-ribose] polymerase RCD1 isoform X3, whose protein sequence is MASPQESNSLCLKRKLVDDCLSKDCKSRRVKSENEPSSDSFAKRCNCCCTRPNLANDCVNFLKSGAPNRVMYYKKGSWHNFPEQIMNSLIDEFKGNKSSVVSVMDDEPILVDFLSMTLVNLKTRKQRSVAWFDDTGKRFFPSLFFDEESDEMPKQDSGNVNNTAQGIMLDKVTSSPPEVVKQVVLESSPPVPQKPSTVDVLRKKITSVERGSEGFLFVQDLFLSGMNPFATPNNILHVHRYSPNDITAQCRFEAFERQMKSTKEARGDANVKYGWLGSRKSDIVRILINGLGTTANPVEKAGLSAGVYLSPENRAFTSVGLCDVDEKGVQYMLLCRMILGNVEAVEPGSQESFPSSEIYDSGVDDCSNPKCYVMWPSHLSTHIRLEYLVSFKLAPKVRNYLLDLKGLWFNPSLKELGTDICTLQPVMCETGEGPTSPWISFRVLFAVIQDNISSVARELIFHHYEELKESIITREEMVKKMIIVVGEKVLLEALKKLHYCPSLWYRPSVEAVSSDSVMAAPGKLSLDKAADMVPNGQDCPAPSGVPETSSSAVAMRGASTSVEPKRRDPPVQIVPPGSSATPCAKNQDSFVGRVTPIARDGLLRTICGSSSSPGGYASLAQANTSQTNGVSAPGVTPRGYESAVPSLSLGNSESTGVKQVNSAPRMTPEGQKFLSLGIAPRSPALRDLVKCQASSTLVAMPPAGLGKSRSMKIEGHDSLAPSVKEPKGNGGLAPSKTPKLHEPVIADMSIKSCDSLALGIAPNGHTHDGPASGSGEAKKEQAALVTGSQSKSSVPSLDASSHVTGAASALVALSTLREKGGR, encoded by the exons ATGGCATCTCCACAAGAATCCAATTCTCTGTGCTTGAAGCGAAAGCTTGTTGATGACTGCCTGTCAAAAGACTGCAAATCTCGCCGTGTCAAATCTGAGAATGAGCCCTCATCTGATTCATTTGCTAAACGCTGCAACTGTTGCTGCACTCGACCTAATCTTGCCAATGATTGTGTGAATTTCCTGAAGAGTGGAGCGCCAAACCGTGTCATGTATTACAAAAAAGGTTCGTGGCACAATTTTCCAGAGCAAATAATGAATTCCCTCATCGATGAATTTAAAGGAAATAAATCAAGTGTTGTCTCTGTGATGGATGATGAACCAATCCTTGTTGATTTCTTATCAATGACCCTGGTCAACCTGAAAACCAGAAAGCAGCGGTCTGTTGCCTGGTTTGATGACACTGGCAAGCGTTTCTTTCCTTCTCTGTTCTTTGATGAGGAAAGTGATGAAATGCCCAAACAGGATTCTGGCAATGTTAATAACACTGCACAAGGAATAATGTTAGATAAGGTCACGAGTTCTCCACCTGAAGTGGTCAAGCAAGTTGTTCTTGAATCTAGTCCACCAGTCCCTCAAAAACCTTCAACTGTGGATGTCTTGCGCAAGAAGATCACATCTGTGGAAAGAGGTAGCGAAGGGTTTCTATTTGTCCAGGACCTTTTTCTCTCTGGTATGAACCCGTTTGCAACACCAAATAACATACTTCATGTCCACCGCTACTCTCCAAACGATATCACCGCACAATGTAGATTTGAAGCTTTTGAAAGACAGATGAAGTCAACTAAAGAAGCACGTGGTGATGCAAATGTTAAGTATGGCTGGCTAGGATCTAGGAAGAGTGACATAGTTAGGATTCTCATTAATGGTTTGGGTACTACTGCAAATCCTGTTGAGAAAGCTGGTTTGAGTGCTGGTGTATATCTTTCACCTGAAAATCGAGCCTTTACCAG TGTCGGTCTTTGTGATGTTGACGAAAAAGGAGTGCAGTATATGTTGCTGTGCCGTATGATATTGGGCAATGTAGAAGCTGTTGAACCTGGATCCCAAGAGTCTTTTCCAAGCAGTGAGATATATGATTCTGGTGTTGATGATTGTTCAAACCCCAAGTGTTATGTGATGTGGCCATCACATCTAAGCACTCACATCCGTTTAGAATATCTTGTTAGTTTCAAGCTTGCCCCAAAAGTTCGAA ATTATTTGCTTGACCTGAAAGGTTTATGGTTTAATCCATCACTAAAAGAACTTGGCACGGACATTTGTACACTTCAACCT GTAATGTGTGAAACAGGTGAAGGACCAACTTCCCCATGGATATCATTCAGAGTTCTGTTTGCAGTTATTCAAGACAATATATCATCTGTGGCAAGGGAGTTAATCTTCCATCATTATGAAGAGCTGAAG GAAAGCATAATTACCCGTGAAGAAATGGTGAAGAAAATGATAATTGTAGTTGGAGAGAAAGTACTTTTGgaggccttgaagaagcttcattaCTGT CCATCATTATGGTACAGGCCTTCTGTTGAAGCAGTGTCTAGTGATTCTGTAATGGCAGCACCAGGAAAATTATCCTTGGATAAGGCAG CGGATATGGTGCCCAATGGTCAAGATTGTCCGGCACCAAGTGGTGTGCCAGAAACATCTAGTTCTGCTGTTGCCATGCGTGGGGCTTCTACAAGTGTGGAACCCAAGCGCAGAGATCCTCCTGTACAGATTGTGCCACCTGGAAGCTCTGCAACCCCATGTGCCAAAAATCAAGATTCTTTTGTAGGAAGAGTGACACCTATAGCTCGTGATGGGCTTTTGAGGACAATTTGTGGAAGCTCTTCATCTCCTGGCGGTTATGCTTCTCTAGCGCAAGCTAATACCTCCCAAACCAATGGAGTTTCTGCCCCAGGTGTCACTCCTAGGGGCTATGAATCTGCTGTACCAAGCTTGTCACTTGGAAATTCCGAAAGTACAGGCGTGAAACAAGTAAATTCTGCACCAAGAATGACACCTGAAGGCCAGAAGTTCCTTTCGCTGGGTATTGCGCCACGAAGCCCAGCACTGCGTGATTTAGTAAAATGCCAGGCCAGTTCGACACTCGTTGCCATGCCTCCAGCGG GCCTGGGAAAATCACGGTCCATGAAGATCGAGGGCCATGATTCTCTGGCACCGAGTGTGAAGGAGCCAAAAGGCAATGGTGGTCTAGCACCAAGTAAAACGCCAAAGCTGCATGAACCTGTGATAGCTGATATGAGCATCAAGAGCTGTGATTCTCTAGCACTGGgtatcgcaccaaatggccatACCCATGATGGTCCAGCATCAG GAAGtggggaggccaagaaagagcagGCAGCACTAGTAACTGGCTCGCAGAGTAAATCATCTGTACCAAGTCTTGACGCTAGCAGCCATGTTACCGGGGCAGCGAGCGCCCTTGTCGCACTATCAACTCTGCGGGAGAAGGGCGGGCGTTag
- the LOC103654264 gene encoding inactive poly [ADP-ribose] polymerase RCD1 isoform X1, translating to MASPQESNSLCLKRKLVDDCLSKDCKSRRVKSENEPSSDSFAKRCNCCCTRPNLANDCVNFLKSGAPNRVMYYKKGSWHNFPEQIMNSLIDEFKGNKSSVVSVMDDEPILVDFLSMTLVNLKTRKQRSVAWFDDTGKRFFPSLFFDEESDEMPKQDSGNVNNTAQGIMLDKVTSSPPEVVKQVVLESSPPVPQKPSTVDVLRKKITSVERGSEGFLFVQDLFLSGMNPFATPNNILHVHRYSPNDITAQCRFEAFERQMKSTKEARGDANVKYGWLGSRKSDIVRILINGLGTTANPVEKAGLSAGVYLSPENRAFTSVGLCDVDEKGVQYMLLCRMILGNVEAVEPGSQESFPSSEIYDSGVDDCSNPKCYVMWPSHLSTHIRLEYLVSFKLAPKVRNYLLDLKGLWFNPSLKELGTDICTLQPVMCETGEGPTSPWISFRVLFAVIQDNISSVARELIFHHYEELKESIITREEMVKKMIIVVGEKVLLEALKKLHYCPSLWYRPSVEAVSSDSVMAAPGKLSLDKAGGVFSLTLSVNHVDSHAPNGVSEQSTVLSTKGCETLAADMVPNGQDCPAPSGVPETSSSAVAMRGASTSVEPKRRDPPVQIVPPGSSATPCAKNQDSFVGRVTPIARDGLLRTICGSSSSPGGYASLAQANTSQTNGVSAPGVTPRGYESAVPSLSLGNSESTGVKQVNSAPRMTPEGQKFLSLGIAPRSPALRDLVKCQASSTLVAMPPAGLGKSRSMKIEGHDSLAPSVKEPKGNGGLAPSKTPKLHEPVIADMSIKSCDSLALGIAPNGHTHDGPASGSGEAKKEQAALVTGSQSKSSVPSLDASSHVTGAASALVALSTLREKGGR from the exons ATGGCATCTCCACAAGAATCCAATTCTCTGTGCTTGAAGCGAAAGCTTGTTGATGACTGCCTGTCAAAAGACTGCAAATCTCGCCGTGTCAAATCTGAGAATGAGCCCTCATCTGATTCATTTGCTAAACGCTGCAACTGTTGCTGCACTCGACCTAATCTTGCCAATGATTGTGTGAATTTCCTGAAGAGTGGAGCGCCAAACCGTGTCATGTATTACAAAAAAGGTTCGTGGCACAATTTTCCAGAGCAAATAATGAATTCCCTCATCGATGAATTTAAAGGAAATAAATCAAGTGTTGTCTCTGTGATGGATGATGAACCAATCCTTGTTGATTTCTTATCAATGACCCTGGTCAACCTGAAAACCAGAAAGCAGCGGTCTGTTGCCTGGTTTGATGACACTGGCAAGCGTTTCTTTCCTTCTCTGTTCTTTGATGAGGAAAGTGATGAAATGCCCAAACAGGATTCTGGCAATGTTAATAACACTGCACAAGGAATAATGTTAGATAAGGTCACGAGTTCTCCACCTGAAGTGGTCAAGCAAGTTGTTCTTGAATCTAGTCCACCAGTCCCTCAAAAACCTTCAACTGTGGATGTCTTGCGCAAGAAGATCACATCTGTGGAAAGAGGTAGCGAAGGGTTTCTATTTGTCCAGGACCTTTTTCTCTCTGGTATGAACCCGTTTGCAACACCAAATAACATACTTCATGTCCACCGCTACTCTCCAAACGATATCACCGCACAATGTAGATTTGAAGCTTTTGAAAGACAGATGAAGTCAACTAAAGAAGCACGTGGTGATGCAAATGTTAAGTATGGCTGGCTAGGATCTAGGAAGAGTGACATAGTTAGGATTCTCATTAATGGTTTGGGTACTACTGCAAATCCTGTTGAGAAAGCTGGTTTGAGTGCTGGTGTATATCTTTCACCTGAAAATCGAGCCTTTACCAG TGTCGGTCTTTGTGATGTTGACGAAAAAGGAGTGCAGTATATGTTGCTGTGCCGTATGATATTGGGCAATGTAGAAGCTGTTGAACCTGGATCCCAAGAGTCTTTTCCAAGCAGTGAGATATATGATTCTGGTGTTGATGATTGTTCAAACCCCAAGTGTTATGTGATGTGGCCATCACATCTAAGCACTCACATCCGTTTAGAATATCTTGTTAGTTTCAAGCTTGCCCCAAAAGTTCGAA ATTATTTGCTTGACCTGAAAGGTTTATGGTTTAATCCATCACTAAAAGAACTTGGCACGGACATTTGTACACTTCAACCT GTAATGTGTGAAACAGGTGAAGGACCAACTTCCCCATGGATATCATTCAGAGTTCTGTTTGCAGTTATTCAAGACAATATATCATCTGTGGCAAGGGAGTTAATCTTCCATCATTATGAAGAGCTGAAG GAAAGCATAATTACCCGTGAAGAAATGGTGAAGAAAATGATAATTGTAGTTGGAGAGAAAGTACTTTTGgaggccttgaagaagcttcattaCTGT CCATCATTATGGTACAGGCCTTCTGTTGAAGCAGTGTCTAGTGATTCTGTAATGGCAGCACCAGGAAAATTATCCTTGGATAAGGCAGGTGGAGTTTTTTCATTAACTCTTAGTGTTAACCATGTTGATTCACATGCACCAAATGGTGTGTCTGAACAATCCACAGTTCTTAGCACCAAAGGATGTGAAACCCTTGCAGCGGATATGGTGCCCAATGGTCAAGATTGTCCGGCACCAAGTGGTGTGCCAGAAACATCTAGTTCTGCTGTTGCCATGCGTGGGGCTTCTACAAGTGTGGAACCCAAGCGCAGAGATCCTCCTGTACAGATTGTGCCACCTGGAAGCTCTGCAACCCCATGTGCCAAAAATCAAGATTCTTTTGTAGGAAGAGTGACACCTATAGCTCGTGATGGGCTTTTGAGGACAATTTGTGGAAGCTCTTCATCTCCTGGCGGTTATGCTTCTCTAGCGCAAGCTAATACCTCCCAAACCAATGGAGTTTCTGCCCCAGGTGTCACTCCTAGGGGCTATGAATCTGCTGTACCAAGCTTGTCACTTGGAAATTCCGAAAGTACAGGCGTGAAACAAGTAAATTCTGCACCAAGAATGACACCTGAAGGCCAGAAGTTCCTTTCGCTGGGTATTGCGCCACGAAGCCCAGCACTGCGTGATTTAGTAAAATGCCAGGCCAGTTCGACACTCGTTGCCATGCCTCCAGCGG GCCTGGGAAAATCACGGTCCATGAAGATCGAGGGCCATGATTCTCTGGCACCGAGTGTGAAGGAGCCAAAAGGCAATGGTGGTCTAGCACCAAGTAAAACGCCAAAGCTGCATGAACCTGTGATAGCTGATATGAGCATCAAGAGCTGTGATTCTCTAGCACTGGgtatcgcaccaaatggccatACCCATGATGGTCCAGCATCAG GAAGtggggaggccaagaaagagcagGCAGCACTAGTAACTGGCTCGCAGAGTAAATCATCTGTACCAAGTCTTGACGCTAGCAGCCATGTTACCGGGGCAGCGAGCGCCCTTGTCGCACTATCAACTCTGCGGGAGAAGGGCGGGCGTTag